In Populus nigra chromosome 1, ddPopNigr1.1, whole genome shotgun sequence, one genomic interval encodes:
- the LOC133680901 gene encoding uncharacterized protein LOC133680901 isoform X2, whose amino-acid sequence MQIPRWRNVLILKNSLVPALSQSITTKTHFASIHSTPITCDKRKSKRDGDERGSQQPSKAYIRYSIRQKPSAAKRALQGLLYNSGVSRSSFQHIEPIQSFDAEPSVGSRKKKLKANAQRAKKYHQDRMRSKLRRESFSDDFGDPETISRATFKNKQYKRSNKSFGSEPSGFEWREPPKWKNRRYKGWDATSETEYDNTSYSVGSHPDRTILGLPPTGPLKIEDVKNAFRLSALKWHPDKHQDTSLAVAEEKFKLCVDAYKSICEALA is encoded by the exons atgcaAATACCCAGATGGAGAAACGTGTTGATTCTCAAGAATTCATTGGTGCCAGCTTTATCACAATCAATAACTACAAAGACCCATTTTGCTTCAATTCATTCTACACCTATTACATGTGATAAACGGAAGAGCAAACGGGACGGT GATGAAAGAGGATCTCAACAACCATCTAAG GCTTACATAAGATATTCAATACGCCAAAAACCCTCTGCTGCAAAGAGAGCATTGCAAGGCCTTCTGTACAATAGTGGAGTTTCTAGAAGTTCATTtcag CATATAGAACCAATACAGTCATTTGATGCAGAGCCATCAGTTGGTtccagaaaaaagaaattgaaggctAATGCTCAACGTGCTAAGAAATATCACCAAGACAGAATGAGAA GTAAGCTAAGAAGAGAGAGTTTCTCAGATGACTTTGGTGACCCCGAGACAATTTCTCGAGCTACattcaaaaacaaacagtatAAAAGGTCTAATAAGTCTTTCGGAAGTGAACCATCTGGATTTGAGTGGAGAGAGCCTCCGAAGTGGAAGAATCGAAGATACAAAGGATGGGATGCTACTAGTGAAACAGAGTATGACAATACTTCATATTCTGTAGGATCACATCCTGACAGAACAATACTTGGTCTGCCTCCAACTGGACCTCTAAAGATTGAAGATGTTAAGAATGC TTTCCGCCTCTCAGCTTTAAAATGGCATCCTGATAAGCATCAAGATACTTCACTG GCAGTAGCTGAAGAGAAATTCAAACTTTGTGTTGACGCATACAAATCAATATGTGAAGCTCTCGCCTGA
- the LOC133680815 gene encoding uncharacterized protein LOC133680815, whose protein sequence is MAGYETHHQSHHHHHQQQQIPKETAFQAINTIIQLHFEKTLEKKRAIDLQKKELHKLFLLFFIFLSLIFMAEAQPNRLQCRHCWAPITLLSLSHLIFYVSVAQTLRCINGFKYQRRCHKLTLGLATEKLRELKTRLASGGSDQYGHELVVVSDEGELEIHYQEPPESYFGKFKRNWALHFGFLILIYSFMVSSSVVLLCY, encoded by the coding sequence ATGGCAGGCTATGAAACCCACCACCAGAGccaccaccatcatcaccaGCAGCAACAAATCCCTAAAGAGACAGCTTTTCAAGCCATAAACACCATAATCCAGCTCCACTTTGAAAAAAcccttgaaaagaaaagagctatAGACCTCCAAAAGAAAGAACTTCACAAactcttccttctcttcttcatctttctttctctcatttTCATGGCTGAAGCTCAACCTAATCGCCTTCAATGCCGCCATTGCTGGGCACCCATTACTCTCCTCTCTTTATCACACCTCATCTTCTATGTCTCAGTGGCTCAAACCCTTAGGTGCATCAATGGATTCAAGTACCAAAGAAGGTGTCACAAGCTCACTCTTGGTTTAGCTACTGAGAAGTTAAGGGAGTTGAAGACGAGATTAGCTAGCGGTGGTAGTGACCAGTATGGCCATGAGCTAGTTGTTGTTAGTGATGAGGGTGAACTTGAGATTCATTATCAAGAACCACCTGAGAGTTACTTTGGTAAGTTTAAGAGGAACTGGGCTTTGCATTTTGGGTTCTTGATCTTGATCTACAGCTTCATGGTATCTTCTTCCGTTGTTCTTCTTTGTTATTAG
- the LOC133680901 gene encoding uncharacterized protein LOC133680901 isoform X1, translating into MQIPRWRNVLILKNSLVPALSQSITTKTHFASIHSTPITCDKRKSKRDGVSDERGSQQPSKAYIRYSIRQKPSAAKRALQGLLYNSGVSRSSFQHIEPIQSFDAEPSVGSRKKKLKANAQRAKKYHQDRMRSKLRRESFSDDFGDPETISRATFKNKQYKRSNKSFGSEPSGFEWREPPKWKNRRYKGWDATSETEYDNTSYSVGSHPDRTILGLPPTGPLKIEDVKNAFRLSALKWHPDKHQDTSLAVAEEKFKLCVDAYKSICEALA; encoded by the exons atgcaAATACCCAGATGGAGAAACGTGTTGATTCTCAAGAATTCATTGGTGCCAGCTTTATCACAATCAATAACTACAAAGACCCATTTTGCTTCAATTCATTCTACACCTATTACATGTGATAAACGGAAGAGCAAACGGGACGGTGTGAGt GATGAAAGAGGATCTCAACAACCATCTAAG GCTTACATAAGATATTCAATACGCCAAAAACCCTCTGCTGCAAAGAGAGCATTGCAAGGCCTTCTGTACAATAGTGGAGTTTCTAGAAGTTCATTtcag CATATAGAACCAATACAGTCATTTGATGCAGAGCCATCAGTTGGTtccagaaaaaagaaattgaaggctAATGCTCAACGTGCTAAGAAATATCACCAAGACAGAATGAGAA GTAAGCTAAGAAGAGAGAGTTTCTCAGATGACTTTGGTGACCCCGAGACAATTTCTCGAGCTACattcaaaaacaaacagtatAAAAGGTCTAATAAGTCTTTCGGAAGTGAACCATCTGGATTTGAGTGGAGAGAGCCTCCGAAGTGGAAGAATCGAAGATACAAAGGATGGGATGCTACTAGTGAAACAGAGTATGACAATACTTCATATTCTGTAGGATCACATCCTGACAGAACAATACTTGGTCTGCCTCCAACTGGACCTCTAAAGATTGAAGATGTTAAGAATGC TTTCCGCCTCTCAGCTTTAAAATGGCATCCTGATAAGCATCAAGATACTTCACTG GCAGTAGCTGAAGAGAAATTCAAACTTTGTGTTGACGCATACAAATCAATATGTGAAGCTCTCGCCTGA